Sequence from the Nymphaea colorata isolate Beijing-Zhang1983 chromosome 9, ASM883128v2, whole genome shotgun sequence genome:
AAATCACCACAATATATCCAACAAGTACTCAAGCATAAAAACGTCCCGAACTCGATCCCTAGAACCCCTGAAGCCCGAACCAACAAACGGTTACCAGTCCATCCTCTTCCATACTCGGAACCTCCAATTCACGTAGTCCAGAGCAGCCACCAAACATATAAGAAGCATCCATTATCACGAAACCCAGATTTCTAAACTACCCCAACAACGAATTAGTAAAACCGGCATTCATTAAACCAACAAGTAGATTATGAACAGAAAGTCTGACCCAATGAATCGAGCAAAGAGAAAACTTACCCGAATTCGAGAGTCAAATGCATTTGTGTAAGCCCCAGTGGAGAAACCCTAGCAGACCCCTCTTTCCCTCCCGCCCTCTCTCCCacctttttttatgttattacTGGATCGGACGTGAACCCTGAACTGATAAAGGAGGGAAGCGAGACCCGCAAACGTGATCCATTTAGCTTGTTGGACCAACTGAAGGCCCTAGTATCAGTAACAGTGACAAACTACCAAACTTTCGGACCAAGATTGAGATCTCGTTGCATACAATCAGACTGGAATTCATAATTGATTAATCCAAATCCTAGTAACGCCAAAGATCATCATGGATCTGGCGTACGTATGGGTTAGCCTGGTCTCGTCCGGTtccattttaaatttaaaatatttatattgtgATGTAATTTGTGGATCttttaaacaataattttttaaaaaattctttgGGGTCGTTAAATTGTCTCTGATCTGAAATCCTTGAGCTCTATGAATTTTGGATATCTTGAATGAGACATTTTTTTCCAtgtaaaaaggtaaaagaagaATTTCAAATCTGGATTCTAGGTCTGACTTAAGACCCTCAATTTCATCAACCATAGACTTTAACATGAATCTATTACTACATTTTTAAAGTGTGTCATGTTATATCCATATCATATTCATGGATTTCAAACGTAAAGTGAACAAACACCcccttgaaaaatcaaagatcTTGAGCCATTGCAACCATTCCTTGAATGTGTATTATGTGTTTTCTTGTTATTTCAAAGTGTTTGCTAAACATAAAGGCATATTATAACAATGAAACCCAAGTCACGTGGTGGATCACCTTAATTTATTagtacataaataaaaaaacgcCTACTAAATCTCTCAAAAGGCTGCACGTACATGTACACATGGAAACATTTAATACTATTATCCCATAATCGTGGAGTAAATTAATTATCCACACTATTCTCCAACAagatttttttcgaaaatataaTTATTCCATCTACCTGTTGCAAGGGTTGTTGAAGACCcataaattattcatttctttttttatatatataaaaaaaaattgaatgataagagtcattcaaattcatttatgaGGGTTGTCTAATCTATCGTGACAaacatttaagaaaaaacacaaGTACAAAAACTGAACTCTATTGATcactaattttttctttgtttttttatgaaccCTTTTAAATATACTAACCCATGAGTTCACCATCCACccatatttgatatatatatatatatatatatatatatatatatatatatatattcccaagATTTGGTGACGTGTGGCAAAGGATCTTTCTTATAAAATGTCTTGAGATACGCATTACTTCGATtggagatagatagagagagttTTAATAGTGAGAGAAAGATTTTCACGTGAaaactttacttatttttatcatatatttggttgtttatTTTGATAAGTGACCCTTAAAACTAAggttattgaattagtgccccaccaaccaaaatttctggGTCCGCTAGTGCTTCTAATAACAGCAGGACCAAGTAGCAAATCACGGATGATAGAGGAGTTTGCTACCTCAATGGTAGGAGCCCGCCAAGTTACATTATAAACCTCTTGCATAATTGAACATGTCCCAAACAAATGTAATGTTGTTTCCTCATGAAAGCGACAAGACAACATTTGCTAGTAAGATGGAAGCGGAACcttttaggttgcatttgatagccttggaATTTAGACCTGAGGCTGGAGAAAAGGTCTCTTTGAGAGATCATTAGTTTATTGTCCCAATAGCATGAATTTTAAGTTCATGCCACATGTTAataaccatgaatttaaggttgaatggaccttaaatctatggatctGAAATCTCAATTCACCATGGTTGTCAGATCTGCAGTGAAACAAAAGTTGTTTCGAACTTGAACTCTACCATTTAGAATGAAGCATGTCGAAGATTGAGGCCAGTCCTTTTTGGGAAGGCCaaactaattttttaaattgtataaGGGGTTAGATAcagtttccaaaattttatagttgtcagatgaagatttttcaaaattataactactaattttttttttccttttcttttgtatgtGTGCATGGAACAAAAAAAGATAGTTTGATCTTTAGATAAAACAGTCAATGGCATTGTATCAAGTGGAGCCTGCTCCCCATGAAACATGCACATGGGTACCCTTTATTTGCAAAACTATTTATAAATAGAATCTTAAGTAATTGTTTGGCAATTAAAATACTTTGTGAGGATTCTATAAACCTATCTtaaagattagggcagattgGGACtagaaatcaatttttcaaattggTTTTATGCACTTATAGTCCTAAGCAGTTTTGATGctcacctaaaatctctcaGTTACTGTAACCATTGTTggatttggggaaaacctaaggagCTAGTTATTTATATCCAGTGAGACTAAGTAATATATTGTTGATTACACATGAAGAGTCCCTTAGAAGGAAACTCCAAAACTGACATACTCTTCaacttcctcctcttcttcttgtgctgTTTACTGCAGGGACGAGTTTTACATGGAACTAAAGCCGCTGGTAATCTTACAGGTGACCACTTGCAACTTCCATTGCATCGTAAGTTTCCCCAACACGGTCCGTAGGCTTTTCATGCTAATCCTTTAGTCAAACCTCTCGCGTGGGAGTGCCCAGTTTTACTGGAAACGAAATTTATGTACAGAGAACAATAGGAACCTGATCACAGGCTTTACAGAAAAGGAGACAAAAAAGACCACAGCCTCAGTCTGTCCAAATTGTGCTGCATGGGGACCCCATTCTAaccttctcattctctctctctcttcccacaGGCAAAGTTTCACTGCCACCATTCGAAAGAAGGTCGTGTGCCACTTGTGCGGCTGGTCAGATCAGTAGGCATGCAGCAGCCGAGTGGTTGATCATTcatggctctctctctcacagagGCGCAGTCAGGGGAATTCAATTCCCACAAACAACGACGCCCGCAGCCGCACATGCCCGGGCAGAGAAAATGATGTGACAACTCCCCAAAGAAAGTTGGAATCCATAACTCCCCAAAACATGCAAGCCAGCATTTATTGGGTCAAGTCTCCTGCGACTCGTGATTCCCTGACGCCCTGAATTTTCCaatgcttttcttcttctcttcacaGAACTTCTAAATGCCTGTAAATGTCAAATACTTTATATATCCAATGGAACTGCCAAGCTATTCAGGGGATTTGACTTGAGTCCACTTGCAAGCTTAGTTCTGCAAAGTCTGGAATTCAATACTCAATTTCTTTGACTAATAAAAACTACAAACTGATGGGACTCTAGGCGGTAAGTAGTTCAACCAATTGAATGATAAGAGTCATTCAAATTTGTAGTTCTAGAATTCAAATAACGTCCTAACTGACTTCAGGCCTCAATTTGGCAGCTTTCTGAGAGGACCTTTAATTTGCAGCTAAAGCTGCCAAATTGAGGCCTGAAGTCAGTTTCACAACCATGATACATAAAGATAGAACATTCATTTCTGTCCCAATGTTTCATTGGTATTTCTCCTataatttcctccttttctaaTATTCTGATCAGATCAACTTACCTCTGTGCATTCTGTttctaatttattatatattttttgtacaCTTATCAAGCTGTTTTCTAAACttatttctatttcttcttcgtaTGTTAATTCTACATTCGCTTTACAGTCTCCTGGAAAATTACGTGAGCATTCTTCTGGGgagtttgtgatatttttaccTTCTTCTGCTGCTGCCCTACAAAAACTACTAGCATCACAGACTAGCCCCACTGAAAATGTGAAAATCAGATAGATGAATTGGTGCAACTCACGTTTACAACCGCAAGTGGAGCAGTAGCTTGTAAATTTCTCCTGTTGCAtagtttttgagaaaaataaagagaccGACTCTTCTACATATATCAAAGCAAAAATTTCTTGTGTAACATATTTTTAACTCTGCCACCTTTTGCACAAGCCGAAGCAGGCATAAGCCCCAAGCGCAGGGGTACTGGGGGACGTGTTTGCATGTTCGAGCTGAACAGATGATGTTGGGTTCAACCCCAATAGGACACGGGCTCGGGGGGCAGGCCACATATGCGCTTGACTCAAATACATAAACTCATCGCGAGGTAATGGCGACCGAGTTTTATGTTTTGCGTTCATTATTATTTTGACCAAATCTTGGCACCTCGAGCGAGGCTGTGAGGGAATATACCCTTTGGGTTGAATTGTTGTATTTTTTGAAGAGCTCATCTGTTtggttcctttttcttatttttgtttccatggTTCCAGGATTCCAGATTGCATCCAATCATGTGCAGGAGTTGTAATATCGAGATATGAGGACTATAGATTGCGATCGATGCCCATGAAGAGTGTGAggttgctctaatttggttgaATGAAAAGCTGCACGAACCAGTCATTCACGAAAGTGATGCAAGTCTCCAGCCATTACAGTCAACCATCGTCCAGGTGTGGAGTCTGCAGACTCATGTTTTTCGCAGTTTATGCTCTCTCACTAAGGAAATAACCAGCAGAGCCATTTGGCAAGTCGGCTTCATCGACAAAAATGGCAAATTGAATGGTTTTGGGACCAAAAGCGCCTCCTTGGAATGATTAAAATGTTGAGTACCATCTTGTCGATGGTTCAAAAATCCGAATCCTTCTGTAAATTGCTGAAATGTACAATACAAGACAAATTACAGGCACAAGAGCACGTCGACAAAGTGTTGGCagttaaaatattataatattttctgCATTGACAAATATAACAGTTGAAGAGTTGCTGATCTTAACGGAGCACTGATGTGCATACAATTTAACAAATTTTAGCACAGGAAAGGCTAGAAGATGCAACGTCGACCAAAAGGAAATATAAGATGAAAAAGGTTATGAGCACCAAGCTGCAGCCCAGGAAGCATTTTGGAACTGCACATTATAGTTCAAGCCATTCCAGTTAATCATCCCTCCCAGGTTACCTCTTGGCCAACTACCAATCGACCACAAAAACATGCTCTATCCATTAGGATAGTTGAATTATAGAGAAAGAGTAGAGCATATTGAAGTAGATATATACCCTAGCTTTTGTTTCATTCCCCTAACAACCACTCGATCTTTTTCAGATGGCTCCTGATGCACTTCTTTAGCAAGCTATAATACCGCTGCCAAAACTAACCCCCATGTAAGGTTGAGATGAAAACTACCTCATCCTTTTCTGACAAAGATGCATCAAGCTGACCAGAGAGTTCCCAATCGCAGTCATTGATCAGCACCAAGATGCCAGGTCTcctaaaggaaaataaaataaaacataaaaatagaaTATCCATGAGAATCAATTCCAAAAGAATAATCAGAAGTACTTGACATTATTTGAGTGCTTGCTCTCAGATTGATGATTAAAATTGCCTATTGGAGACCCAAAAACAAACAGATTAATCCAAACATTCACTTGGACACATACACAGTTTCTCCCTTCATGAACATTTCAGGTCTCTGCTTGATCACATTGCTGCGGACCCATGAGAGTAAATCTCTCATTGTTAACTGCAATATATAAGCACTTCTCTCAGAAGCTGAAACTCTTCGTACTGCAAAAACCAGAGAACAACATGCAAAGAAAGAGACTTTACCTGGTCCTCGCCAGTTTTCAAGTTAACATCAACATGATGCTTCTTGACAGAAGCACAAAGAAGCTCCAAACCACCACTGCACAACGAGTAAAGAATTtgaattgatttaaaaaatttaagaaggAATATACATAAACAGCAGAAATCACTTCCCCATTCATTTGCATTAGCTCACAAAAATACCAACTTTATGAAGTTGTAAGTGAAATTAATCACAGATAACATTTTGCAGTTAGTCTACAATATCTAAAGCCCATGatctcaggaaaaaaaaaataccatggGATaggagagatctagagagacAAGTGGCagaaaatagaaggaaaaacaacaaaattaccATTACATCCTATCCTAAAATATCCTAAGAAGTAAGGCCTATACCTTTTCCATGGATATGACAGGGAAATTGTCTTCCCTTCAAGATCTGTGATAATTTAAATTAAGTATGCAAAGCCGACACAATATTCTTGAAATCTTTTTAAAAACTGGATGTTTTTGGTTCCATCCTACCCTTTGCTGTTGCTTCATTATAAACCGTATCGATCATAACAATCAGATCAAGAGCACTCTGTCTGGTCGATATAATGATATAGCTATGTTAAAAGTTTACAGAAGCTCCCATAAAATGTGGTGTACGTGGTTATGTAGAAGGAAGAATTTTCCAACCAAGTGAAATGGTGGGCAGTTTCATACAAACCTACAATGAGAGGTAATTACATAGAACCAGCATACAGCATGAGAGAAAAGATGCAAATTATATGAA
This genomic interval carries:
- the LOC116260908 gene encoding ubiquitin-related modifier 1 homolog 2-like — its product is MHLTLEFGGGLELLCASVKKHHVDVNLKTGEDQLTMRDLLSWVRSNVIKQRPEMFMKGETVRPGILVLINDCDWELSGQLDASLSEKDEVVFISTLHGG